From the genome of Globicephala melas chromosome 14, mGloMel1.2, whole genome shotgun sequence, one region includes:
- the GJA1 gene encoding gap junction alpha-1 protein, which produces MGDWSALGKLLDKVQAYSTAGGKVWLSVLFIFRILLLGTAVESAWGDEQSAFRCNTQQPGCENVCYDKSFPISHVRFWVLQIIFVSVPTLLYLAHVFYVMRKEEKLNKKEEELKAQNDDRNLEMHLKQIEIKKFKYGIEEHGKVKMRGGLLRTYIISILFKSVFEVAFLLIQWYVYGFSLSAVYTCKRDPCPHQVDCFLSRPTEKTIFIIFMLVVSLVSLGLNIIELFYVFFKGVKDRVKGKNDPYHTTSSPPNHAKDCGSPKYAYFNGCSSPTAPLSPMSPPGYKLVTGDRNNSSCRNYNKQASEQNWANYSAEQNRMGQAGSTISNSHAQPFDFPDDHQNSKKLDAGHELQPLAIVDQRPSSRASSRASSRPRPDDLEI; this is translated from the coding sequence ATGGGTGACTGGAGTGCCTTAGGCAAACTCCTTGACAAGGTTCAAGCCTATTCTACCGCTGGAGGGAAGGTGTGGCTGTCAGTCCTTTTCATTTTCCGAATCCTGCTACTGGGGACAGCAGTTGAGTCAGCCTGGGGTGATGAGCAGTCTGCCTTTCGCTGTAACACTCAACAACCTGGTTGTGAAAACGTCTGCTATGACAAATCTTTCCCAATCTCTCATGTGCGTTTCTGGGTCCTGCAGATCATATTTGTGTCTGTTCCCACACTCTTGTACCTGGCTCATGTGTTCTACGTGATGCGAAAGGAAGAGAAACTGAACAAGAAAGAGGAGGAACTCAAAGCCCAAAATGATGATAGGAATTTGGAGATGCACTTGAAGCAGATTGAAATAAAGAAGTTCAAGTATGGCATCGAAGAGCATGGCAAGGTGAAAATGCGAGGGGGTTTGCTGCGAACCTACATCATCAGTATCCTCTTCAAGTCTGTCTTTGAGGTAGCCTTCTTGCTGATCCAGTGGTACGTCTATGGATTCAGTTTGAGTGCTGTTTACACTTGTAAAAGAGATCCCTGCCCGCATCAGGTGGACTGCTTCCTTTCTCGTCCCACAGAGAAAACCATCTTCATCATCTTCATGCTGGTCGTGTCCTTGGTGTCTCTTGGCTTGAACATCATCGAACTCTTCTATGTCTTCTTCAAGGGTGTTAAGGATCGCGTGAAGGGAAAGAACGATCCTTACCACACTACCAGCAGCCCACCGAACCACGCCAAAGACTGTGGATCTCCAAAATATGCTTATTTCAATGGCTGCTCCTCCCCAACCGCTCCCCTCTCACCCATGTCTCCTCCCGGGTACAAGCTGGTTACCGGAGACAGAAACAATTCTTCCTGCCGCAATTACAACAAACAAGCAAGTGAGCAAAACTGGGCTAATTACAGTGCAGAACAAAATCGAATGGGGCAGGCAGGAAGCACCATCTCTAACTCCCACGCACAGCCATTTGATTTCCCTGATGACCACCAGAATTCTAAAAAGCTCGATGCTGGCCATGAACTACAGCCTCTAGCCATTGTGGACCAGCGGCCTTCCAGCAGAGCCAGCAGTCGTGCCAGCAGCCGACCTCGGCCTGATGACCTAGAGATCTAG